CCAGGGCATGAGCTGGCGGCCGTCGCCAAGGCGCGCCCCCAGGCCCGCCCGGAACGCCGGCAGCATCTTTTGAAGCGCGCCGCCCCGGGCCGTGATCACGGGCGCGATGCGCAGATTGACGACGCGCACGCCCGCCTCGCGCGCGGGATCGCAAGCGCGCTCCCATTCCTCGCAGACCTCGGCCAGGAAGCCCTCGCCGCGCGGGGCGGCTTCGTCGATGACCGCGTCGCCGCGATCGCCGTAAAAGCCGGTGGCCGACGCGCACACGAGCACCTTCGGTTTGGCCGATAATTTCGCGATCGTCTCGCACAAAAGGCGCGTGCCATCACGCCGGCTCTCCAGGATGCGGCGTTTTTTCGTCTCGTCCCAGCGTCCGTCGGCGACGTTCTCCGCCGCCAGGTGAACGACGGCGTCGATGCCCTCGAGCGCGGCGGCGTCAACCTGGCCGGTCGCCGGGTCCCACCGCGCCTCGCCGGGCGATTTCGGCTCGCCGCGCACCAGGCGGATGACGCGGTGCCCGCCCGCGGTCAGAAAGTGCATCAACTCGCCGCCGATCAGCCCCGACGTTCCCGACACCGCCACCGCGATCGGTCGGTATCGCGCGATCCACTTGTGGCGCTGCACGTCGTTGCGGGTGCGTTCGTGGCGAAAGCGAAAGGCGCGGGCAAGCTCGGCCTCCGACCAGCTTTTGGCGCGCGCGCGGCCCATCGCGCCGCCCGGCAACTCGTAGCGGACGTGGTCCTCGAGAAGGCAGAACTTGCGCGCCTCCAGCACAAAATCGTGCGTATGCTCCCAGGACGCGAACGGCCCGGACTTCTGGCGATCGACAAATCTTTGTCCGGGCACGACATCGCCGATTTCGGCAATCCACTTCACCCACGCAGGTCCGAGCTTGATCTCGAACTCGAACTCGGCGCCGTTTTCGAGGGTGCCGGGGTTGCGCGCCACGCGAACGTGCTGCCACGGCGGGATCAGGCGCTCGAAGGCGCCGGGGCGGTCGTGCCAGGCGAAGACGCGTTCGGGCGTCTCCTCGATGCCGCTGCGATAATCGAAATCGGCCACGTCGCCTCCCGAAAGCGTTGCGTTGCGTCGAATCGTTTTACGGGTACGCGGGCGGCGTGTCCACGACGAAAATGAGGATCGAGGATCGAGGATTGAGGATTGAGTGTGAATCGCAACGCGCGCTGTGGCTGCCTGTACCCGTGCCCGAATGGACGTTATGGACCGAATGGACCAAATGGACCTGCCGACGACCGCACAACGGTTTGCGATGACCTTTCAGACTTTCCGTCTTCCAGCCTTCCCGCCTATTCCGCTTCCTTCTCCTGCTTTTTCATCATTTGCTTGATGAGCTGATTTTGCATGATCTTCTGCCGCTGCTGCTGCATGAACTGCTCGCGGATTTCCGGCGGCAGCTTTTCGAGCATCTCCGGCGTGAAGGCCGGCTGCTGCGGGCGGTTGCCCGCCGCCGTGACCTTGAAATCGTCCGGGCCTTTCAGCACGCGGCTTGACGCGAACTTGGCGGCGATATACGCGCGCCCGTCGCCATTTTGCAGGTACACATCCTCGCCCGACTCCGCGCCGACGCGGATCGTTCGCGTGCCGCCGCCGGCGAGCGTGACCGTCGCCTGCCCGCGCGGATCGGCCAGGCCCGCGCCCGCGGGCGCGTCGCCGAGGATCTCTTTCGTCTCGATGTTCGAGAGCCCGCGCACGAACGAGCCGACCTTCTTGTCGTCGAGCACGAATTCTTCCGGCAGATCGTCCGGCGCGGCGGCAAGCGTCCACAGATCGCCCGTCTTCGCAAACGCCATCGTCTTGCCGTCCTTCGTTACGGAAACTGCTGTCGCGTCTTCCGCGTCAAACGACACGACGCGCATGTCGCGCAGATCGGTCGCGCCCTTGACGAACTGGTCGCGCGTGAACGAGCTGATGAGATAGACCTGATCGGCGCCCTCGCGCCGGGCGTAGACGTTCTTGTCGTCCTCGTCGCCGATGAGAAGCGAAATCGTCTCGCCATCGCTCTTCGTTACCGACACCGTTGCTTTGGGGGGATCGAGACCGACCGCCGCCGCGGCGGCGTCGTCCTTGAAATCGACCGCGGTGAGGCTGCCGATCTGCTGCGCG
This region of bacterium genomic DNA includes:
- a CDS encoding TIGR01777 family oxidoreductase, which translates into the protein MADFDYRSGIEETPERVFAWHDRPGAFERLIPPWQHVRVARNPGTLENGAEFEFEIKLGPAWVKWIAEIGDVVPGQRFVDRQKSGPFASWEHTHDFVLEARKFCLLEDHVRYELPGGAMGRARAKSWSEAELARAFRFRHERTRNDVQRHKWIARYRPIAVAVSGTSGLIGGELMHFLTAGGHRVIRLVRGEPKSPGEARWDPATGQVDAAALEGIDAVVHLAAENVADGRWDETKKRRILESRRDGTRLLCETIAKLSAKPKVLVCASATGFYGDRGDAVIDEAAPRGEGFLAEVCEEWERACDPAREAGVRVVNLRIAPVITARGGALQKMLPAFRAGLGARLGDGRQLMPWISLDDLLGAIYQSIYREQLDGPVNAVSPEIVTNAEFTKTLAAVLNRPAIFRAPKAALKIAMGELADELFASQNVKPARLLATDFHFYFQDLKNAICSELGVATDSWTG
- a CDS encoding DUF4340 domain-containing protein — protein: MLWKKTLRMLIAFAVLTGAAAVAAFSPEGDTGPALTMPPLAKSAIVKIEINKGDAEFSVEQSEAGDTWVLNPGGHAVNDRKIDLTLARIAETRPGSFVTRRAEEQERYGVGDNALLASVYTKAGKVLSLYVGQESADKAGNYVREPGDERVFTTRGRLSSVLQDDPAQWRDKQIAKFEADEAASMTLAHGGETLAFKKEGDNWTFAERPANLPENYEIDSNKVKRIAQQIGSLTAVDFKDDAAAAAVGLDPPKATVSVTKSDGETISLLIGDEDDKNVYARREGADQVYLISSFTRDQFVKGATDLRDMRVVSFDAEDATAVSVTKDGKTMAFAKTGDLWTLAAAPDDLPEEFVLDDKKVGSFVRGLSNIETKEILGDAPAGAGLADPRGQATVTLAGGGTRTIRVGAESGEDVYLQNGDGRAYIAAKFASSRVLKGPDDFKVTAAGNRPQQPAFTPEMLEKLPPEIREQFMQQQRQKIMQNQLIKQMMKKQEKEAE